The Thunnus albacares chromosome 21, fThuAlb1.1, whole genome shotgun sequence genome window below encodes:
- the LOC122972417 gene encoding disks large-associated protein 1-like isoform X2: protein MALLECFYSALLGMCDFWIRLLSSCITTYKKTPPPVPPRTTPSKPFISITAQSSTESAQDAYMDGGSGQRTGISSQPGLSNSTESIDSMKALTAAIEAANAQVHGPASQHVTNSTITITATATTSAVAHVAADSKAQREALRKCLSIGIQVDPEEGGPTEEQSKFQSIGIQVEDERCYRRMTRSNSVTTAVQADLDDPTVGPELPPRHCATMPRQHSRDAATSTVSIQGSGNHYHACAADDYGEVGFDPSILPPPDPWMDSVAEPAAEALEAVGRSVCPRDGRWFLKLLQAETERMEGWCRQMGQDEMENELPEEILGKIRSAVGSAQLLMSQKFQQFRELCEENLNPNAHPRPISQDLAGFWDMLQLSIENISLKFDELHQLKANNWKPLTPPEIQ from the exons TGTCATCATGCATCACCACTTACAAGAAGACTCCTCCACCGGTCCCACCACGGACCACTCCATCCAAACCTTTCATATCCATCACGGCACAGAGCAGCACCGAGTCCGCCCAGGACGCTTACATGGATGGGGGCTCCGGCCAGCGGACTGGCATCAGCTCCCAGCCAGGCCTGTCCAACTCCACGGAGAGCATCGACAGCATGAAAGCCCTGACAGCAGCCATAGAGGCAGCTAACGCTCAGGTGCACGGCCCAGCCAGTCAGCACGTCACCAACAGCACCATCACCATCACTGCCACTGCCACCACCTCCGCCGTCGCGCACGTCGCCGCCGACAGCAAAGCGCAGAGGGAAGCGCTCCGCAAGTGCCTCTCCATAGGGATCCAG GTGGATCCAGAGGAAGGAGGGCCGACGGAGGAGCAGTCTAAATTCCAGTCGATAGGAATTCAGGTGGAGGATGAGCGATG TTACCGCAGGATGACCCGTTCCAACAGCGTGACCACCGCTGTGCAGGCTGACCTTGACGACCCCACAGTCGGCCCAGAGCTGCCGCCGCGACACTGTGCCACCATGCCACGCCAGCACTCCCGCGATGCTGCTACTTCTACCGTCAGCATCCAGGGCTCGGGGAACCACTACCATGCCTGCGCCGCAGACGACTACGGGGAGGTGGGGTTCGACCCGTCTATCCTGCCCCCTCCAGATCCCTGGATGGACAGCGTGGCCGAGCCAGCGGCGGAGGCTTTGGAGGCAGTCGGTCGCTCAGTGTGCCCCCGCGACGGCCGATGGTTCCTCAAGTTGCTGCAGGCTGAGACAGAGCGTATGGAGGGCTGGTGTAGACAGATGGGACAGGATGAGATGGAGAATGAGCTGCCTGAGGAGA tcCTGGGGAAGATCCGCAGTGCAGTGGGGAGTGCCCAGCTGCTGATGTCCCAGAAGTTCCAGCAGTTCCGGGAGCTGTGTGAGGAGAATCTG AACCCGAACGCACACCCACGGCCCATCTCCCAGGACCTGGCAGGTTTCTGGGACATGCTCCAGCTGTCTATCGAGAACATTAGCCTGAAGTTTGATGAACTCCACCAACTCAAAGCCAACAACTGGAAACCTCTGACCCCCCCAGAAATTCAG TGA
- the LOC122972417 gene encoding disks large-associated protein 1-like isoform X1, whose protein sequence is MALLECFYSALLGMCDFWIRLLSSCITTYKKTPPPVPPRTTPSKPFISITAQSSTESAQDAYMDGGSGQRTGISSQPGLSNSTESIDSMKALTAAIEAANAQVHGPASQHVTNSTITITATATTSAVAHVAADSKAQREALRKCLSIGIQVDPEEGGPTEEQSKFQSIGIQVEDERCYRRMTRSNSVTTAVQADLDDPTVGPELPPRHCATMPRQHSRDAATSTVSIQGSGNHYHACAADDYGEVGFDPSILPPPDPWMDSVAEPAAEALEAVGRSVCPRDGRWFLKLLQAETERMEGWCRQMGQDEMENELPEEILGKIRSAVGSAQLLMSQKFQQFRELCEENLNPNAHPRPISQDLAGFWDMLQLSIENISLKFDELHQLKANNWKPLTPPEIQERRMPPPVPKKPLKGHPALARDRSLESSERQRLEARKRLLAAKRAASVRQSSATESADSIEIYIPEAQTRL, encoded by the exons TGTCATCATGCATCACCACTTACAAGAAGACTCCTCCACCGGTCCCACCACGGACCACTCCATCCAAACCTTTCATATCCATCACGGCACAGAGCAGCACCGAGTCCGCCCAGGACGCTTACATGGATGGGGGCTCCGGCCAGCGGACTGGCATCAGCTCCCAGCCAGGCCTGTCCAACTCCACGGAGAGCATCGACAGCATGAAAGCCCTGACAGCAGCCATAGAGGCAGCTAACGCTCAGGTGCACGGCCCAGCCAGTCAGCACGTCACCAACAGCACCATCACCATCACTGCCACTGCCACCACCTCCGCCGTCGCGCACGTCGCCGCCGACAGCAAAGCGCAGAGGGAAGCGCTCCGCAAGTGCCTCTCCATAGGGATCCAG GTGGATCCAGAGGAAGGAGGGCCGACGGAGGAGCAGTCTAAATTCCAGTCGATAGGAATTCAGGTGGAGGATGAGCGATG TTACCGCAGGATGACCCGTTCCAACAGCGTGACCACCGCTGTGCAGGCTGACCTTGACGACCCCACAGTCGGCCCAGAGCTGCCGCCGCGACACTGTGCCACCATGCCACGCCAGCACTCCCGCGATGCTGCTACTTCTACCGTCAGCATCCAGGGCTCGGGGAACCACTACCATGCCTGCGCCGCAGACGACTACGGGGAGGTGGGGTTCGACCCGTCTATCCTGCCCCCTCCAGATCCCTGGATGGACAGCGTGGCCGAGCCAGCGGCGGAGGCTTTGGAGGCAGTCGGTCGCTCAGTGTGCCCCCGCGACGGCCGATGGTTCCTCAAGTTGCTGCAGGCTGAGACAGAGCGTATGGAGGGCTGGTGTAGACAGATGGGACAGGATGAGATGGAGAATGAGCTGCCTGAGGAGA tcCTGGGGAAGATCCGCAGTGCAGTGGGGAGTGCCCAGCTGCTGATGTCCCAGAAGTTCCAGCAGTTCCGGGAGCTGTGTGAGGAGAATCTG AACCCGAACGCACACCCACGGCCCATCTCCCAGGACCTGGCAGGTTTCTGGGACATGCTCCAGCTGTCTATCGAGAACATTAGCCTGAAGTTTGATGAACTCCACCAACTCAAAGCCAACAACTGGAAACCTCTGACCCCCCCAGAAATTCAG GAGAGAAGGATGCCCCCTCCCGTGCCAAAGAAGCCCCTGAAGGGCCACCCTGCCCTGGCTAGGGACCGCTCACTGGAGAGCTCTGAACGCCAGCGACTGGAGGCTCGCAAACGCCTGCTAGCTGCCAAACGTGCCGCATCGGTTCGGCAGAGCTCTGCTACAGAGAGTGCAGACAGTATCGAGATCTATATCCCCGAGGCTCAGACCAGACTATGA